GTTCAATACTTCAATGTTAGAAGCGTTGAAATGAACTGGCTTATTAAATGCTACACGTAATACTCTTTCAGAACGAACTGTAATATCAGTTACTTCTGGAGTTACTCTGTCAGCAGCAATTGTTAATTCAAATACTGTTTCTTCAAAATTATTACCCCAGTTATCTTTAACTTCGTTAGAATCGTGCTTTGCAGCAGCAACGAAAGTTACATTTCCTTCTGGTAAAGGTCTGCTTCCTGCTACTTCTTCTCCATCTTCATCAGACTCGTAGAAAGTAACATATACTGTGCTTACTTTATCAGTTGGTAAGATTGCTTGCTCGAACTTAGCATCTTTATAGATACCAACAGCTCTCCAAGTAGAGAAAGAATGATAGAAGTGGTTAGCAGTTAAACCACTTACTGGTTTGTTAAACTTAACGATAACATACTCTTGCTCAGCTTTAGTTACTGTAGCAACTGGAGCAGTTTCGTCTTTTTCATAAAGAAGTTCATACGTTGTTACAACGTTTCTATAATCAGCATAGTCAACGAAGTTTCTGATTGTTACATCATAAGTTCTACCGTCAACCATATCAGAGAATAGCTCAACAGAAATCGTACGAGTACCAAACCCTTCAAATCCTTGGCTAGCACCAATAGTTGAGTTTTCACTTCTAACTTCAACAGCTGAATTTTGAGCTTCTTCATTTCCTTTGATTGGCTCACTGAAAATGATGTCAAAGCTTCTAGGACCAGTTACTACTACTTCTTCAACTTCTGGTAGTTCACGGTCAAAAGCTGTGAATTCTACTTCAGTTGTTTCAATAGCAACATTAGAAGCAGATTGTACTCTTTCAACTGTAAGAGTATAAGTTTCTTGGTTATCAAAATGTCCATCTTGCTCTTTAACAGTTAAAACAACTACGTTTCCTTCTTCGCTAAGCGTAGCAGTTGTTTCTGTAGTTTCACCAGCTTCATTTTTAACTGTAAAGTTAGCATCAGCAATGCTACCTTCATGTAAATCTTGGTTGAAAGTAACAACTGCTTCTTTTAAGTTAGTAGCAGTTACACCAGTAACTTCTAAAGTTGGTTGAGCAGCTTGAAGAACTTCACGAGCTCTTTCAATATACTCTTCAGAACCTACCCAGAATCTGTGAGATAAAGCAGCTACATCTTGACGAAGAGCTCCTTGAGTTGGACCGAAAGTACCGTTAGGGAAACCATTAACTAGCTCGATTTCAGCAGCTAGTGCAACAGCTCCTCTAGCCCATGCAGCAACACTGCTAGCATCACTGAATGAAACTTCTAAATCAGACTCTTGTGCTTCTTCATATAATTCCATAGCGCGAGCAAAGAATACAGCTAACTCTTGACGAGAAACGTTCACGTTAGAACCGAATCTTGTTTCGCTTTGACCTTGAGTAATTTCAGCGTTTACTAGAGCTCCAACATAAGGCGCTGCCCAAGCAGGAACGTCTGTAAATACGCTAGCAGCTTCTGCATCTTCTTCAAGCTCTAATACTAAAGCAAGAATTTTTGCAACTTCTGCACGAGTAATTTCATTTCTTGGCTTGAAAGTACCATCAGTGTAACCATTGATGATTCCTGCCTCGATTAATGCTTCAATCTCTTCCTTAGCGTGTGAATTCTCGATATCGTTAACTGCTGCGAATGCAGGAGCAACCATCGTGAAA
This genomic stretch from Bacillus horti harbors:
- a CDS encoding S-layer homology domain-containing protein — protein: MKKSLVSLLIFALVFTMVAPAFAAVNDIENSHAKEEIEALIEAGIINGYTDGTFKPRNEITRAEVAKILALVLELEEDAEAASVFTDVPAWAAPYVGALVNAEITQGQSETRFGSNVNVSRQELAVFFARAMELYEEAQESDLEVSFSDASSVAAWARGAVALAAEIELVNGFPNGTFGPTQGALRQDVAALSHRFWVGSEEYIERAREVLQAAQPTLEVTGVTATNLKEAVVTFNQDLHEGSIADANFTVKNEAGETTETTATLSEEGNVVVLTVKEQDGHFDNQETYTLTVERVQSASNVAIETTEVEFTAFDRELPEVEEVVVTGPRSFDIIFSEPIKGNEEAQNSAVEVRSENSTIGASQGFEGFGTRTISVELFSDMVDGRTYDVTIRNFVDYADYRNVVTTYELLYEKDETAPVATVTKAEQEYVIVKFNKPVSGLTANHFYHSFSTWRAVGIYKDAKFEQAILPTDKVSTVYVTFYESDEDGEEVAGSRPLPEGNVTFVAAAKHDSNEVKDNWGNNFEETVFELTIAADRVTPEVTDITVRSERVLRVAFNKPVHFNASNIEVLNTDGSRISGVNEVVTAVSNTNSFDVNLGTDLPGRTVLVRITDVEDRTLAGNKLATYTETLTIGDKQAPEVVDVLWETTTDSSGTPIVNETARTIFVVYNESVNSTATARANYKLVDGNNLVTFNGTASFYNDNRIVRLVFTESQWNDLRGTRFSGLQVTNVEDTAGNNLVGQTYSKSRFILKNQYVPAVDSVEAIATDKLQVTFEQFLPVVERGAFTINGQPAAALTLSTNSDGQTVATLTTASNARFEADITGANYTIASGGNGSRVQNIFNVALPTTNEGNEPVVDKIAPTVVDRQVYVDASAGIIEIQFTEALESETFADSGRNGFSVSGGSLTSASLKDGDNSVVVLRGSNFTTNTRISYNGTNITDTANPGNRLASFNYTRALVADDLGAPAPGPTPEEEAREALEDLIADNSTLKASAELLLPADENDYVAEHTALVSAIEAYDTALAAAEDTLDIAEATEGQLETAANNLQSAINALEAAITAVEGLE